A single region of the Salvia miltiorrhiza cultivar Shanhuang (shh) chromosome 8, IMPLAD_Smil_shh, whole genome shotgun sequence genome encodes:
- the LOC131001816 gene encoding 1-aminocyclopropane-1-carboxylate synthase 3-like, translating to MTLSKKATCNSHGQDSSYFLGWEEYEKNPYDQLHNPNGIIQMGLAENQLSFDLLESWLAQNPDAASFKRDGQSIFRELALFQDYHGLPAFKNALVKFMSEIRGNKVKFEAKKLVLTAGATSANETLIFCLAEPGEAFLLPTPYYPGFDRDLKWRTGVEIVPIHCHSSNGFRITGPALEEAYQTAQKRNLKVKGVLVTNPSNPLGITLSRNELNLLVDFIDAKAIHLISDEIYSGTVFDSPSFVSIMEVLLNRNYVNTDVWDRVHIVYSLSKDLGLPGFRVGAIYSNDDMVVAAATKMSSFGLVSSQTQYLLSAMLSDDKFAPNYVVENQKRLKNRHGMLVRGLKSIGISCLKSNAGLFCWVDMRHLLAANSFEAEMELWKKIVYEVGLNISPGSSCHCAEPGWFRVCFANMSEETLNRAVQRMKAFVEAGRSVENPSRNSRRKSFTKWVFRLSFHDRERER from the exons atgacGCTGTCGAAGAAGGCGACCTGCAACTCCCACGGGCAAGATTCATCCTACTTCCTGGGATGGGAGGAGTACGAGAAGAATCCTTACGACCAACTCCATAATCCCAACGGAATCATTCAGATGGGTCTGGCGGAGAATCAGCTCTCCTTCGATCTGCTCGAATCATGGCTGGCCCAGAATCCAGACGCCGCCAGCTTCAAAAGAGACGGTCAGTCCATTTTCAGAGAGCTCGCTCTCTTCCAAGACTACCACGGCCTCCCCGCTTTCAAGAAT GCCCTCGTAAAATTCATGTCGGAAATTCGCGGCAACAAAGTGAAGTTTGAGGCGAAGAAGCTAGTGCTGACCGCCGGCGCCACCTCCGCCAATGAGACTCTGATTTTTTGCCTGGCCGAACCGGGTGAGGCGTTCCTTCTCCCGACCCCTTACTACCCGGGGTTCGACCGGGATCTCAAGTGGCGAACCGGGGTAGAGATCGTCCCCATTCACTGCCATAGCTCCAACGGCTTCAGAATCACTGGACCGGCTCTCGAAGAAGCTTATCAAACCGCCCAAAAACGTAATCTCAAAGTGAAGGGTGTCTTAGTCACTAATCCTTCCAACCCATTGGGTATAACCCTGAGCCGCAACGAGCTCAACCTTCTCGTGGATTTCATCGACGCCAAAGCCATCCATCTCATCTCCGACGAGATTTACTCGGGCACTGTTTTTGACTCGCCCAGCTTCGTCAGCATCATGGAGGTTCTGCTAAACCGGAACTACGTGAACACTGACGTCTGGGACCGGGTTCACATTGTGTACAGCCTGTCCAAGGATTTGGGTCTCCCGGGTTTCCGGGTCGGGGCGATATACTCCAACGACGACATGGTGGTCGCCGCCGCCACCAAGATGTCCAGCTTCGGGCTGGTATCATCGCAGACGCAGTACCTCCTCTCCGCCATGCTCTCCGACGACAAGTTCGCGCCCAACTACGTGGTGGAGAACCAGAAGCGGCTCAAGAACCGGCACGGCATGCTGGTTCGGGGACTCAAGAGCATTGGGATCTCGTGCCTCAAGAGCAACGCCGGTTTATTCTGCTGGGTGGACATGCGGCATCTACTCGCAGCCAACAGCTTCGAAGCCGAGATGGAGCTGTGGAAGAAGATCGTGTACGAAGTGGGGCTGAACATCTCTCCCGGTTCGTCGTGCCATTGCGCCGAACCGGGGTGGTTCCGCGTGTGCTTCGCCAACATGTCGGAGGAGACGCTGAACCGGGCGGTCCAGCGCATGAAGGCGTTCGTGGAGGCTGGGCGGAGTGTGGAGAATCCGAGCAGGAATTCGAGGAGGAAGTCATTCACCAAGTGGGTTTTTAGGCTATCGTTTCACGACCGCGAGCGCGAGCGATAG